CCGGAAAAGGCAAACCGGGGCCCGCCCCAGACGCGCTCAAGAAAACGGCTGCGGCTACCCCTAATGAGCCCGCAGCGGCAGGGTCGTCCGCGACAGAGACCTTCTACGTCGTGAAGCCAGGCGACACGCTGTGGAAGATCGCCGAAGAGCATTACGGCGCCGGCAAGGGCGCCAAATATATGGAGATCTTCGAGGCCAATCGGCCGATGCTGACGGATCCCGACAAAATCCAACCGGGTCAACGCCTGCGCATCCCAGCCGCACAGACGGGTCCCTCGGCGGGGGGCGAGTGGAAGCCGCCAAGCGAAATCGCCAGCAAATAGGCTGACAGCTTCGCTTCTTGGCAGAGCAGATCCCCCGGACAGGCGCCATATGCGCTAGGGCCGAATTAGACCTTCGTCGCGTCGAAGGCGGGGACCGCACGCGCAAATTCCTTAAGCCACGAGACGAGATGCTGGTGGTCCTCTCGCCACGCGCCAGAGAAACGCAAATCAAGATAGCCAAGCGCACAGGCGACCGCGATATGGCCGATGTCGACCGAACCGGTCGGGGGGGCGGCGTCGAGCGCGCCGAGCGCCCGATCGATTTTGCCTTGCTGAAGCGCGATCGCCTCATCGTAGCGTAAGGCTTCCGGGCGATTGAACGTTTCGTAGCGGATCAAGAGCGCGGCGTCGTTGATCCCGTCGCCGAGCGCTTGCATCCGCAAGGCCCCGAAGCGAGCTGTCGACTCGCGGGGAATGATCCGCCCGGCGCCGGCGAGTTGATCCAGATATTCGGCGATGACGCGACTGTCATAGAGCGCTGAGCCGTCCTCCAAAATGAGGGTCGGGATTTTGCCGAGCGGGTTCTGGAGACGCAGACTGTCCGCGGGATCGGCCGCATCGGCGGCGGCGATTTCGATCCTTTCCGACAAGCCGAGCAATTCGGCGGCGATTCGGATCTTCCTGGCGTAGGGCGAAGCGGGAGAATAACGCAAGATGAGCATGGCCGCTCCTATCATCCATGCAGGAAACCGACAACGGCTCTGTAGCGCGCCCGTGAACCTTTGCGGCCTCCGCCAGATGGACTTGATAAGCGCGCATAGTGGGCCAGATGTCGAAAGATCGACATGCATGACCGCGCAGCAATTTGAGTCCTGCGAGCAGGGAGAGATTAAGATGGAACGACGCACATTCATTACGTCGCTGCTCGCCGGCCTTGGCGCGACTGTCGTCGTGTCGCAAGTGCAGGCGCTTCCTGGGCTGGCGCCGCAAGATGGGGTGACTCCCGCGCGGCCCGAGCCCGCCGTCGCCACGCCTGAAGACATGGCGAACGCAACGATCGAGAAAAGCTGGTGGCGCCGCCGTCGATACTGGCGGCGCGCTCGGCGTCGTCGTTGGCGCCGCCGCTGGTGAGCGCGACAATACGCTCCTGAGTTCGAATTACTTCCAGGGCCGGCAAAGTCGGCCTTGGAAGATCGGCTCATTCGCCTGCGAGCCACTCAATCTCGCAGCCAGCGCCTTCGCCTTGCGCCATCCGTGCAGCGAGGAAGGCAAGAAGCGTGCGCGCTTCTTCTTCGAACACGAATGGCGGATTGACGACCGCCATTCCGCAGCTGCGCAACCCCTCACCGTCTCCGCCAATGCTCAGTGAAAGCTGCAGGATGCGCCGTATGCCGCTCTCCCTCATTCTGCTTTGGAATTTTCGAACGTCCCGATCGCTCTTTGCGGGATGCCACAAGGCGTAAATTCCAGAATTCCACTTTGCATATGATTTATTGAAGGCGTCAAAAGCGGCCTCGAACTCGTCCTCGCGCTCGAAAGGCGGATCAATCAGCGCGATCCCGCGCCGCTCCTTCGGCGGAACATAAGCGCCAAGCCCCAAATAGCCGTCGATATGGATCGCCTTAATGCGCTCGTCGCGCGCGAACCGGCGACGCAGCGCGGCGAAGGCGTCGGGCCTCAGCTCGCAGAAAATCGCGCGGTCCTGCGGGCGCATCAATTTCTGCGCGATCGACGGCGAACCTGGATAGAGCGCGGGCTTTCCCTCGTGATCGCGCGGCCCGAGACAATCAATGTAGGGGGCAAGCAGCGCGCGAACTTCCGCACTCGCGCCGGAGAGATCGCCGAGACGTCCAACGCCGCCGCGCCACTCGAGCGTGCGCTCCGCCGCCTCCGCTGAAAGATCATAGGCGCCCTCTCCTGCGTGCGTATCGATCACGCGAAACGGCGTCTCCTTGCGCCTCAGATAGACCAAGAGGCGCACAAGCAGCGCATGTTTAAAGACGTCGGCGAAATTGCCGGCGTGAAACCCGTGGCGATAGTTCATATGTGCTACAGCGGCGCGGGCGCGCTGATTTCTCGAACGTGGCAACCGCGCTGCGCAACGGCGGGACAGGCGCGAAACTCGTGCAGGTCCTTGGACAGGCAGATGCGCACGCCGTCCATGACGCCCCGCCGGCACGACACCGCCATCATGCCGGGCCGCAGCCGTGGATTGGCTTCGTAGAAGGCGCGCTCGACGTCGATCGGCGTAAAGGTCTGGTCGCGGGTCGGCTTGACGAAAAGCGGCGGGATGGCCACGGCGGCGTGGGCGCGCGCCACGTCAGCGAAATAGTCGCTCGGGCTTTTGCCGCTGCAGACTCCATGCTTGCGCCACTCGTAACGCGCCAGCCGCTCGTCGGGAAACAAGCCTGCCGCTTTTTCGAGCGCGACGCGCGATGGGGAAGGCGCGCCCGGACATTCGCTCGGGACGCCGCTTTCATATTGCGGCCAGAGCCCGTGAACGACGAAGCCGAGTCCCTTTCCCGGCTCGCATTGGTCGCGCGCGCCCTCGACGCTTTCGCAGAACCCGGGCGACCAGCTGAGCGCCAGCACGTAGAAGTCGAAGTCACGCGCCGCGCCCGACCGCGAGGCCGCGCGATTGGCGCAATCCTCCCCCGTGCAGTCGCCTTCCTTCGCGATAGCGCCGAAAAATCCGCCCGACGCCACCGCGCCGACCAGCAGCGCCCATGCGGCGCAACGAACGAAAACTCTTCTCATCTCAAACGACTCTGCAAATAAGCCGCTAAGGTCCGGCGGCTCGACAATTGGGACTGAAGGCATGATTGCGGTCGAGCCCGACGACGCACCATGTCACGCCAGGTCCCGCGCCGATAAAGCCCAAGGATTCTCCGATATTGTAGACCACCTCGCGTCTCACGCCGTCGTTAAAAAGCGCCAATGCGCGACAATAGCGACGGGGAATATAGCTCAGGCCGTTGTTGCGGGCGCCGATGTCCTCGACGCCGTCAAAGGCCACAATGACCAGAGGCGAGTTCCAGAACCAGGCTTCCCTTGCAGCAAAACCCTTGACGACTTCGTTGAGAATCGTCGGATCGATGCAGTAGGGCGTCAGTCCTGAGTAAGGCAGAATTCGAAATTCCGCCGGCGGGTTTTCCTCGCGCGCAGGCTGAGCGGCCGCCGTGGCGGCGGCAAGCGTCAAAAGCGCGGTCGCGGCGGCTCGCGTCCAAACTCCGCCAGACCCCCGGTTACGGCGCCGCATCTCGCTTCTCCTAAATCCCGCTCAGTCGCTGACGATTGACGCCAAAACCGCTCCAGGCGTCAAGGCTATGCGCCCCACAATTAAGTGAAGAATTGCAACGAGGATGCCAAAGCGTTCGGGACGCGCTATAATGGCGTCCATGTCTAGGAGCGTACAGACCCTGCGCCGTGTTATGGCGCTCTTTCTTGGCGCCTTGTTGACGAGCGCGACGCCCGGCGCGTCCTTCGCGCAGGACCCCTTTACGGAATTCTTTGGCGGCATCTTCGACGGCCATCCGCAGCGTGGCTGGGGGCCTCGCGGCGAGCCAAGGGTGCGGCGGATCATGCCGCACCGCGAGAATCGCGCCCCGACATACTGGCACGGCCAGACGGATAATCCGCGACGCGCGGCGAAGCGTACGGACGGCGCCGCCCCCGACCAGGCTCAGAACACGGCCGTTACCCAGCCGACGTTCGTTGTCGCGACGATCGGCGACACTCTGGGACTGCTTCTCGCAAACGGCCTGAAAGACGGGTTTTCGGATCGCCCAGACGTCGCCATCCTTCGAAAAGGTCGGGAAAGCAGCGGTCTCGTGCGCGAAGACTTCTACGATTGGCCCAAGGCGGCGAAAGAGATCGCCGCGGACCCGAAGAAGATCAATGTCGCCGTCGTCATGCTCGGCAGCAATGACCGTCAAGCGATCCAGCAGGGCCAAGAGTCAATCGAGCCGCTGTCGCCGCGATGGCGCGAACTCTACGCAGCGCGGGTCGATGCGGTGATTGCGGCATTCAAGGAAAAGAATATTCCGGTCATTTGGGTCGGTCTGCCGGTCATGAAGAACGAGCGGCTATCCGCCGACATGGCGCAGCTCAATGAAATCTTCAAGGCGCGCGCGGCGCACGCCAATATTCCCTATGTCGATCTCTGGGACGCGATGACCGACGAACATGGGCAGTACAGCGCTTTCGGGCCGGACATCAACGGCCAGATCGTGAAGCTGCGCTCCGCGGACGGCGTGCACTTCACCGACGCCGGCGCGCGCAGCGTCGCCCATTTCGTCGAAGGCGAGATCAAGAAATATTACGACGCCTCTCGCCAGCAGGCGCCACTCGCTGGCGCGCCGGCGACGCCCCAGCCTGAGGCGGCGGGCGCGACTCCGCCCCAGCAACCCGTGGCGGCGGCCCCAGCGGACGGTCAGCCGATCGTATTCCGCTCGCCCGTCGGCGGGCCGTCTACGGCGCCGAGCTTGCCCGAACGACCTGCCGTCGGCCCGACGCAGCAACTGACGGGCGCCGGCGCGGCGACAGAGCTCGCCAGGAGAACCCCGGGCGGCAAAGCGGCGGACGCAGGCTCGCCCGCGCAGGCGCTCGCGCGACATGTTTTCGTCGAGGGCGGCGACCAGAATCCGCGCAGCAATCGCGCCGACGACTACAGCTGGCACCCGGCGGCGAACGCTCCTTCTCAGCCGCGCTGACGATTTGTGCGTTCGCGCACGGAACGCTTTTCGGTGGTTTTGCATTCTCTCTGCACGACAGAGAGAGATTGTGGAGCCGCCGTCATGTCCCGCCGTGAATTCAACGCCAGCCGCTTTCTGAAGGTCGCCGCCGTCGCCGCTTTTGCGGGACTTTCGTCTTCCGCCGTCTACGCGCAGGA
Above is a genomic segment from Methylocystis rosea containing:
- a CDS encoding glutathione S-transferase family protein, whose amino-acid sequence is MLILRYSPASPYARKIRIAAELLGLSERIEIAAADAADPADSLRLQNPLGKIPTLILEDGSALYDSRVIAEYLDQLAGAGRIIPRESTARFGALRMQALGDGINDAALLIRYETFNRPEALRYDEAIALQQGKIDRALGALDAAPPTGSVDIGHIAVACALGYLDLRFSGAWREDHQHLVSWLKEFARAVPAFDATKV
- a CDS encoding 23S rRNA (adenine(2030)-N(6))-methyltransferase RlmJ; the encoded protein is MNYRHGFHAGNFADVFKHALLVRLLVYLRRKETPFRVIDTHAGEGAYDLSAEAAERTLEWRGGVGRLGDLSGASAEVRALLAPYIDCLGPRDHEGKPALYPGSPSIAQKLMRPQDRAIFCELRPDAFAALRRRFARDERIKAIHIDGYLGLGAYVPPKERRGIALIDPPFEREDEFEAAFDAFNKSYAKWNSGIYALWHPAKSDRDVRKFQSRMRESGIRRILQLSLSIGGDGEGLRSCGMAVVNPPFVFEEEARTLLAFLAARMAQGEGAGCEIEWLAGE
- a CDS encoding ribonuclease T2 family protein, which codes for MRRVFVRCAAWALLVGAVASGGFFGAIAKEGDCTGEDCANRAASRSGAARDFDFYVLALSWSPGFCESVEGARDQCEPGKGLGFVVHGLWPQYESGVPSECPGAPSPSRVALEKAAGLFPDERLARYEWRKHGVCSGKSPSDYFADVARAHAAVAIPPLFVKPTRDQTFTPIDVERAFYEANPRLRPGMMAVSCRRGVMDGVRICLSKDLHEFRACPAVAQRGCHVREISAPAPL
- a CDS encoding SGNH/GDSL hydrolase family protein → MSRSVQTLRRVMALFLGALLTSATPGASFAQDPFTEFFGGIFDGHPQRGWGPRGEPRVRRIMPHRENRAPTYWHGQTDNPRRAAKRTDGAAPDQAQNTAVTQPTFVVATIGDTLGLLLANGLKDGFSDRPDVAILRKGRESSGLVREDFYDWPKAAKEIAADPKKINVAVVMLGSNDRQAIQQGQESIEPLSPRWRELYAARVDAVIAAFKEKNIPVIWVGLPVMKNERLSADMAQLNEIFKARAAHANIPYVDLWDAMTDEHGQYSAFGPDINGQIVKLRSADGVHFTDAGARSVAHFVEGEIKKYYDASRQQAPLAGAPATPQPEAAGATPPQQPVAAAPADGQPIVFRSPVGGPSTAPSLPERPAVGPTQQLTGAGAATELARRTPGGKAADAGSPAQALARHVFVEGGDQNPRSNRADDYSWHPAANAPSQPR